In Papaver somniferum cultivar HN1 chromosome 1, ASM357369v1, whole genome shotgun sequence, a genomic segment contains:
- the LOC113335773 gene encoding probable pre-mRNA-splicing factor ATP-dependent RNA helicase DEAH5: MTHSFLLREFVRDENLSQYSVIIVDDAHWRTIVSDTICCLLKSLILRRPGLKCIITSQIREEADVLADYFLANVFLYEPKTFYVVDEYPIEPVSDYLDSSLIQVLQIHLTKPEGDILVILTDQEDVIRAYHSLHERMSGLRNIVPELLIVPVYDVPVPSEMQAKVYGRTPTGFRKVVLAPCTAEASLSIHNVLYVVDSGAEKQFIYDEREGTNSLVIARISGASENVRKNLAGRSRYGGICYRMYPCTEVMLFRSYSECGRMNLQFFIVLIMQVMGIKDVHDFPDSPSPQVIKSAMKQLTDVHALDEEGNVTKIGKKWQNFYWILHHLKLSSHSSQMTEIIISLFDKKISIFLYLYVDYVEILLQHLNNISKISFFC; encoded by the coding sequence ATGACTCATAGTTTTCTTCTCAGGGAGTTTGTTCGTGATGAAAATCTTTCTCAGTATTCTGTCATCATCGTGGATGATGCTCATTGGAGAACAATTGTTAGCGACACTATTTGTTGTTTACTTAAGTCACTCATCCTACGTAGACCTGGCCTTAAGTGTATCATAACATCCCAAATTAGAGAAGAAGCGGATGTTTTAGCGGACTATTTCTTAGCTAATGTGTTCCTCTATGAACCAAAAACATTTTATGTCGTTGATGAGTATCCGATAGAACCAGTAAGCGATTATCTAGACAGTTCATTAATTCAAGTTCTACAGATCCATCTAACCAAACCAGAGGGTGACATTCTTGTCATCTTAACGGATCAAGAAGATGTCATCCGAGCTTACCATTCTTTGCACGAGAGAATGAGCGGGCTAAGAAATATTGTACCTGAGCTATTAATTGTGCCTGTGTACGATGTTCCTGTTCCTAGTGAGATGCAGGCGAAGGTTTATGGTAGAACTCCTACCGGGTTTAGGAAGGTTGTTCTGGCACCTTGTACTGCTGAGGCTTCATTATCCATCCATAATGTACTTTACGTTGTCGATTCTGGAGCGGAGAAGCAGTTTATTTACGATGAAAGAGAGGGTACTAATTCTTTAGTCATTGCACGCATTTCAGGAGCTTCGGAAAATGTCCGGAAAAACCTTGCAGGTCGATCAAGATATGGTGGCATCTGTTATCGAATGTATCCCTGCACTGAAGTAATGCTGTTTCGTTCATACTCTGAATGTGGGAGGATGAATCTTCAGTTTTTTATAGTACTTATAATGCAAGTTATGGGCATAAAAGATGTCCACGATTTCCCGGATTCTCCTTCTCCCCAAGTTATAAAATCGGCGATGAAACAGCTCACTGACGTTCACGCTTTAGATGAAGAAGGGAATGTGACCAAGATTGGGAAAAAATGGCAGAATTTTTATTGGATCCTCCATCATCTAAAACTATCTTCACATTCTTCACAGATGACTGAAATTATTATCAGCTTATTTG